One genomic region from Neisseria weaveri encodes:
- a CDS encoding GntP family permease, whose amino-acid sequence MLSLTGIVLSLVLLMVLAYRGVSVLILAPLLAMLAVLFSAPSNELLGTYTQVFMQGMGGFAIKFFPIFLLGAIFGKLMEDSGAAHSIAHTLVDKLGKQKALLSIVLASAILTYGGVSVFVVTFAVYPIAAALFREIDIPKRLIPGAIAVGALTFTMTALPGTPSIQNAIPIPYFQTDAFASPGLGVIAGVIMFIFGMMWLNRRLKHAAEAGEGYGNHHDSHVKEQDFKHLPGLAKALVPIIVVIALNYALTKFIFPAMDTAYLADKKFGGVSLNSVVGLWAIIAALVAGCVFLIFANMKYWRNLKKSLNDGAMGSLLPIFNTASEVGYGSVIATLAGFIILRDFMIGLSPDNPLISEAVVVNVMAGITGSASGGMSIALSAMGETYVQMANQTGTSLELMHRVASIASGGLDALPHNGAVITMLAICGLTHRESYLDILVVAVIVPLIALAAVVGLGTLFGSF is encoded by the coding sequence ATGTTGAGTTTGACAGGCATTGTGCTTTCACTCGTGCTTTTGATGGTATTGGCCTACAGGGGTGTGAGCGTGTTGATTTTGGCGCCTTTGTTGGCAATGTTGGCGGTGTTGTTTAGTGCGCCTTCGAATGAGCTTTTGGGTACGTACACGCAGGTTTTTATGCAGGGTATGGGGGGATTTGCGATTAAGTTTTTCCCGATTTTTCTATTGGGCGCGATTTTCGGCAAATTGATGGAGGATTCCGGTGCGGCGCACAGTATCGCACATACGTTGGTGGATAAATTGGGCAAACAGAAAGCTTTGCTGTCGATTGTGTTGGCTTCGGCTATTTTGACTTACGGCGGGGTGTCGGTGTTTGTGGTGACTTTTGCCGTGTACCCGATTGCGGCGGCTTTGTTCCGTGAGATTGATATTCCCAAACGTTTGATTCCCGGGGCGATTGCCGTGGGTGCGCTCACATTCACGATGACCGCCCTGCCGGGTACGCCTTCTATTCAGAATGCCATTCCGATTCCTTATTTCCAAACTGATGCGTTTGCATCTCCGGGTTTGGGTGTGATTGCCGGAGTGATTATGTTTATTTTCGGCATGATGTGGCTCAACCGCCGCCTCAAGCATGCGGCGGAAGCGGGCGAGGGCTACGGCAATCACCACGACAGCCATGTAAAAGAGCAGGATTTCAAGCATTTGCCGGGTTTGGCCAAAGCGCTGGTACCGATTATTGTGGTAATTGCGTTGAACTACGCGTTAACCAAGTTTATTTTCCCCGCGATGGATACGGCTTATTTGGCCGATAAAAAATTCGGGGGCGTTTCCCTGAATTCGGTGGTCGGCTTGTGGGCGATTATCGCGGCTTTGGTGGCGGGATGTGTGTTTCTGATTTTTGCCAACATGAAATATTGGCGCAACTTGAAAAAGTCGCTCAATGACGGTGCGATGGGTTCATTGCTACCGATTTTCAACACGGCATCCGAAGTGGGTTACGGCTCGGTAATTGCCACTTTGGCGGGCTTTATCATCCTGCGTGATTTTATGATCGGGCTTTCTCCGGATAATCCTTTGATTTCCGAAGCGGTTGTGGTGAACGTGATGGCAGGTATTACCGGCTCTGCTTCCGGCGGCATGAGTATCGCACTCAGCGCGATGGGCGAAACCTATGTGCAGATGGCGAACCAAACCGGCACTTCACTCGAGCTGATGCACCGTGTGGCATCAATTGCATCAGGCGGTTTGGACGCGCTGCCGCACAACGGCGCTGTGATTACCATGCTGGCGATTTGCGGTTTGACACACAGGGAATCTTATTTGGATATTTTGGTGGTTGCCGTGATTGTGCCGTTGATTGCTTTGGCTGCCGTGGTTGGGCTGGGCACCCTATTCGGTTCGTTTTAA
- a CDS encoding iron-containing alcohol dehydrogenase — MSAQVVLPRFMHIGRHACEKLPELVKTLDCSKPLIVTDKMMVQLGYVQRVCDILNSDGLKADIYDDTVPEPTDSSIEAGVEKVKNGNYDIIIALGGGSPIDSAKAIAVLGKFGGNIREYKFPRQVNEHGLPLIAVPTTAGTGSECTRFTIITDEATSEKLLCVGLGFMPTAAVIDYELTVSVPQRTTADTGIDALTHAIEAYVSKKANPYSDVQALAAMRLIGGNLRKVYHNGSELAAREAMMLGSTLAGIAFSNASVALVHGMSRPIGAFFHVPHGLSNAMLLPAVTAYSVPAAPERYAECARAAGFASHDDDTDTANRKLLEGLVALNRELNVPTLAQFGVEKAEFDKVVETMAEQALASGSPGNNPRVPEKEEIIAIYRQLW; from the coding sequence ATGTCCGCACAAGTTGTATTACCCCGTTTTATGCACATCGGCAGGCACGCCTGCGAAAAGCTGCCTGAGCTGGTAAAAACTTTAGATTGCAGCAAGCCTTTGATCGTAACCGATAAAATGATGGTTCAGCTCGGCTATGTGCAACGAGTTTGCGATATTTTGAATTCAGACGGCCTTAAAGCCGATATTTACGACGATACCGTGCCCGAGCCTACCGATTCTTCGATTGAGGCGGGTGTGGAAAAAGTAAAAAACGGTAATTACGACATCATTATCGCTTTAGGCGGCGGCAGCCCGATCGACAGTGCCAAAGCCATTGCCGTGTTGGGTAAGTTCGGCGGCAATATACGCGAATACAAATTTCCGCGCCAAGTGAACGAACACGGCCTGCCGCTGATTGCTGTGCCCACTACGGCGGGAACAGGCTCGGAATGCACGCGCTTTACCATCATCACGGATGAAGCCACCAGCGAAAAACTGTTGTGCGTCGGCTTGGGATTTATGCCCACGGCAGCAGTGATTGACTACGAGCTGACTGTGAGCGTGCCGCAGCGTACCACCGCCGACACCGGCATCGACGCGCTTACCCATGCCATCGAAGCTTATGTGAGCAAAAAAGCCAATCCGTATAGCGACGTGCAGGCTTTGGCTGCCATGAGACTGATCGGCGGCAATTTGCGCAAGGTGTACCACAACGGCAGCGAACTTGCCGCGCGCGAAGCCATGATGCTGGGTTCGACTCTGGCGGGCATTGCGTTTTCCAATGCGTCGGTTGCGTTGGTACACGGCATGAGCAGGCCGATAGGTGCGTTTTTCCATGTGCCGCACGGCTTGTCCAATGCCATGTTGCTGCCTGCCGTTACCGCCTATTCCGTGCCTGCCGCGCCGGAACGCTATGCCGAATGCGCCCGTGCGGCCGGATTCGCTTCGCATGATGACGATACGGACACGGCCAACCGGAAGCTGCTTGAGGGATTGGTGGCTTTAAACCGTGAATTGAATGTGCCCACTTTGGCGCAGTTCGGTGTGGAGAAAGCCGAGTTCGACAAAGTGGTGGAAACCATGGCCGAGCAGGCTTTGGCTTCCGGTTCGCCCGGTAATAACCCGCGCGTACCCGAAAAAGAAGAGATTATCGCCATCTACCGCCAGCTATGGTAG
- a CDS encoding CoA-acylating methylmalonate-semialdehyde dehydrogenase has translation MSQIIGHFINGKIIEDKARTQDVYNPSTGEVSKQVALASKATVEEAIAAAQAAFPAWRQTPVMKRARIMFKYKELLEQNRDKICELIGSEHGKISHDAAGELQRGIENVEYACGAPEFLKGDFSKNVGPDIDSWCDFQPLGVVAGITPFNFPAMVPLWMFPLAIVCGNTFVLKPSERDPSVGLFLAQLLQQAGLPDGVLNVINGDKEAVDTLLTDERVQAISFVGSTPIAKYIYSTATAHGKRCQALGGAKNHAIVMPDADLDNVVNSLLGAAFGSSGERCMALSVAVAVGDEIADRMVAGIKEGMKNMKVGPFSDAGNHFGPLITAAHKAKVEGYIASAAEQGATIVVDGRNPSVPGYENGFYLGGTLIDHVTPEMTSYQEEIFGPVLQVVRVKTMQEAMDLINKHIYGNGTCIYTRDGEAARYFADNILVGMVGINIPLPVPVAYHSFGGWKQSSFGDLGAYGRDGARFYTRRKTITQRWPTSEVREGAVFSMPTLG, from the coding sequence ATGAGCCAAATCATCGGTCATTTTATCAACGGAAAAATCATTGAAGACAAAGCGCGCACCCAAGATGTGTATAACCCTTCCACAGGAGAGGTAAGCAAACAGGTGGCGCTGGCTTCCAAAGCCACGGTTGAAGAAGCCATCGCAGCCGCACAAGCCGCGTTCCCCGCGTGGCGGCAAACACCGGTTATGAAGCGCGCCCGCATTATGTTCAAATACAAAGAGCTGCTGGAGCAAAACCGCGACAAAATCTGCGAGCTGATCGGCTCGGAGCACGGCAAAATTTCGCATGATGCGGCGGGCGAATTGCAGCGCGGCATTGAAAATGTGGAATACGCTTGCGGCGCGCCCGAATTTTTGAAAGGTGACTTCAGCAAAAACGTAGGCCCCGATATCGATTCGTGGTGTGATTTCCAGCCTTTGGGCGTAGTGGCGGGCATTACCCCGTTCAACTTCCCGGCTATGGTGCCTTTGTGGATGTTTCCGCTGGCGATTGTGTGCGGCAATACTTTCGTATTGAAGCCCTCTGAACGTGATCCGAGCGTAGGCCTCTTTTTGGCGCAGCTGTTGCAGCAGGCAGGTTTGCCTGACGGCGTGCTGAACGTGATAAACGGCGATAAAGAAGCCGTGGATACGCTGCTGACCGACGAGCGCGTTCAAGCCATCAGTTTTGTCGGTTCCACCCCGATTGCCAAATATATTTACAGCACCGCCACAGCGCACGGCAAACGCTGCCAGGCTTTGGGCGGCGCGAAAAACCATGCCATCGTGATGCCGGATGCGGATTTGGACAATGTGGTGAATTCGCTGCTTGGCGCCGCATTCGGTTCGTCGGGCGAGCGCTGCATGGCTTTATCGGTAGCCGTGGCGGTGGGCGACGAAATTGCCGACCGCATGGTGGCGGGCATCAAAGAAGGCATGAAAAACATGAAAGTCGGCCCGTTTTCCGATGCCGGCAACCATTTCGGCCCTTTGATTACCGCCGCGCACAAAGCAAAAGTGGAAGGCTACATCGCCAGTGCGGCAGAGCAGGGCGCAACCATCGTGGTGGACGGGCGCAACCCGTCCGTGCCGGGTTATGAAAACGGTTTCTATCTGGGCGGTACGTTGATTGATCACGTTACCCCGGAGATGACCAGCTATCAGGAAGAAATTTTCGGCCCTGTGCTGCAGGTGGTGCGTGTGAAAACCATGCAGGAAGCCATGGATTTGATTAACAAACATATCTACGGCAACGGCACCTGCATCTACACCCGCGACGGTGAAGCTGCCCGCTACTTTGCCGACAACATTTTGGTCGGCATGGTCGGCATCAACATCCCGCTGCCTGTGCCGGTGGCTTACCACAGCTTCGGCGGCTGGAAACAATCGAGCTTCGGCGATTTAGGCGCTTACGGCCGCGACGGTGCGCGCTTCTACACCCGCAGAAAAACCATCACCCAACGCTGGCCGACTTCGGAAGTACGCGAAGGTGCGGTATTCTCAATGCCGACGCTGGGTTAA
- the mmsB gene encoding 3-hydroxyisobutyrate dehydrogenase, with the protein MSEKIKIAFIGLGNMGAPMAANLVKKGFDVTVFDLNQDAVANLVAQGANQIDSLSELPENTQLVISMLPAGAHVRNVYLGEQDNGLFYKLASGSLVIDCSTIAATDARELAEAAAKHGIAFLDAPVSGGTAGAAAGTLSFIVGGSAEDFKRAKPVLEAMGKNIFHAGGHGAGQVAKICNNMLLGILMAGTSEAIALGVKNGLDAKVLSDIMSKSSGGNWVLNVYNPYPGVMENAPAGRGYQNGFMAALMLKDLNLARSLAESCGSDTPMGEQALAQYNRFVETHEGQLDFSAIIDLYEPGLVK; encoded by the coding sequence ATGTCTGAAAAAATCAAAATCGCGTTTATCGGCTTGGGCAATATGGGCGCACCGATGGCGGCCAATCTGGTAAAAAAAGGGTTTGACGTAACCGTGTTTGATTTGAACCAAGATGCGGTTGCCAATCTGGTTGCCCAAGGCGCAAACCAAATCGACAGCCTGTCTGAATTACCAGAAAACACGCAGCTGGTTATCAGTATGTTGCCGGCAGGCGCGCATGTGCGCAATGTATACCTGGGCGAACAGGATAACGGATTGTTCTATAAATTGGCCTCGGGCAGCCTGGTAATCGATTGCAGTACCATCGCCGCCACCGACGCGCGCGAACTGGCCGAAGCGGCCGCCAAACACGGCATTGCCTTTTTGGATGCGCCCGTATCCGGCGGAACGGCAGGAGCGGCAGCCGGCACCTTAAGCTTTATTGTGGGCGGCAGCGCCGAAGATTTCAAGCGCGCCAAACCCGTGCTTGAAGCCATGGGCAAAAATATTTTCCACGCAGGCGGCCACGGCGCGGGGCAGGTAGCCAAGATTTGCAACAATATGCTGCTCGGCATTTTAATGGCCGGCACGTCCGAAGCCATCGCGCTGGGTGTGAAAAACGGCTTGGATGCGAAAGTGTTGTCCGACATCATGTCGAAAAGCTCCGGCGGCAACTGGGTGCTGAATGTATACAACCCTTATCCGGGCGTGATGGAAAACGCACCCGCCGGCCGCGGCTATCAAAACGGCTTCATGGCCGCCTTAATGCTGAAAGACCTAAACCTCGCCCGCTCGCTGGCAGAGTCTTGCGGCAGCGACACACCGATGGGCGAACAGGCGTTGGCGCAATACAACCGCTTCGTCGAAACCCACGAAGGCCAGTTGGACTTTTCCGCCATTATTGATTTATACGAGCCGGGTTTGGTGAAATGA
- a CDS encoding uracil-DNA glycosylase family protein, whose translation MDEHLLIETHPLPPFTPANAKLLMLGSFPPPQARWKMDFYYPNFQNDMWRIFGLVFFGDKDYFVEAGGKAFKEKPLRAFLADKGIAISDTAHKVIRLQGNASDKFLQIVEPVDLQGLLAEMPLCQTVMTTGELATDTLLSLMPSETDKPKIGGFAEAEYCGRVLRLYRMPSSSRAYPLALERKAEVYGRFFAEVGLL comes from the coding sequence ATGGATGAACATCTGTTAATCGAAACCCACCCCTTGCCCCCTTTCACGCCTGCCAATGCCAAGCTCTTGATGCTCGGCTCGTTCCCGCCGCCGCAGGCGCGTTGGAAGATGGATTTTTATTATCCGAATTTTCAAAACGATATGTGGCGGATTTTCGGTTTGGTGTTTTTCGGCGATAAGGATTATTTTGTCGAAGCAGGCGGGAAAGCGTTTAAAGAAAAGCCGTTGCGGGCATTTTTGGCGGATAAAGGCATTGCCATCAGCGATACGGCGCATAAGGTAATCCGCTTGCAGGGCAATGCTTCGGATAAGTTTTTGCAGATTGTCGAGCCGGTGGATTTGCAGGGATTGTTGGCGGAGATGCCGCTTTGTCAAACGGTGATGACCACGGGGGAGTTGGCGACGGATACGTTGTTGTCTTTGATGCCGTCTGAAACGGACAAGCCGAAAATCGGCGGGTTTGCGGAAGCGGAATATTGCGGGCGTGTGCTGCGGCTTTACCGTATGCCGTCTTCTTCGCGGGCGTATCCTTTGGCTTTGGAAAGGAAGGCGGAGGTGTACGGGCGGTTTTTTGCGGAGGTGGGTTTGTTGTAG
- a CDS encoding AmpG family muropeptide MFS transporter: MSSSESSVLRQVFSRRMLICIFTGFTSGLPLYFLINLIPAWLRSEQIDLKTIGLFALIGLPFTWKFVWSPIMDAVKLPFLGRRRGWMLVTQIGLLLSLAAYAFLNPQQHIPVIMALSLVVAFFSASQDIVLDAYRREILTDNELGLGNAIHVNAYRIAALVPGSLSLILSDLMSWHNVFLITSLFMIPGLVMTLFLAHEPDLPPAVPKTFKQTVVEPFTEFFNRKGTRHAIWVLLFIFLYKLGDSMATALATPFYLDMGYSNTDIGLIAKNAGLWPMVIFGIIGGVWMLKLGINKALWLFGLVQIVTILGFVWLAGFGHFETITATERWMLGGVIGAEAVGIGLGTAAYVAYMARETNPAFTATQLALFTSLSAVPRTFMNATTGYLIEWLGYVNFFWLCFFLAVPGMLLLFKVAPWNGDKVQETAS, from the coding sequence ATGTCTTCTAGTGAATCAAGTGTGTTGCGGCAGGTGTTTTCGCGCCGTATGCTGATTTGTATTTTTACGGGTTTTACTTCGGGCTTGCCGCTGTATTTTTTGATTAATCTGATTCCGGCGTGGTTGCGTAGTGAGCAGATTGATTTGAAAACCATCGGTTTGTTTGCTCTGATCGGCTTGCCGTTTACTTGGAAGTTTGTTTGGTCGCCGATTATGGATGCGGTGAAACTGCCGTTTTTGGGGCGGCGGCGCGGTTGGATGTTGGTGACGCAGATTGGTTTGTTGTTGAGCTTGGCGGCTTATGCGTTTTTGAATCCGCAGCAGCATATTCCGGTGATTATGGCTTTATCGTTGGTGGTGGCGTTTTTTTCTGCCAGCCAGGATATTGTGTTGGACGCTTACCGCCGGGAGATTTTGACGGATAACGAGCTGGGCTTGGGTAATGCGATTCATGTGAATGCGTATCGGATTGCGGCTTTGGTTCCGGGTTCGCTGTCGCTGATTTTGTCGGACTTGATGTCTTGGCATAATGTGTTTCTGATTACGTCGCTGTTTATGATTCCGGGTTTGGTGATGACGTTGTTTTTGGCGCACGAGCCGGATTTGCCGCCTGCGGTGCCGAAAACTTTTAAGCAGACGGTGGTTGAGCCTTTTACGGAGTTTTTCAACCGTAAGGGGACGAGACATGCTATTTGGGTGTTGCTGTTTATTTTCTTATATAAATTGGGCGACAGTATGGCCACTGCATTGGCTACGCCGTTTTATTTGGATATGGGGTATAGCAATACCGATATCGGTTTGATTGCGAAAAATGCGGGGCTTTGGCCTATGGTGATTTTCGGGATTATCGGCGGCGTTTGGATGTTGAAGCTGGGGATTAATAAGGCTTTATGGTTGTTCGGACTGGTGCAGATCGTAACGATTTTGGGCTTTGTTTGGCTGGCGGGGTTCGGTCATTTTGAAACGATTACGGCAACCGAGCGTTGGATGTTGGGCGGTGTGATCGGTGCGGAAGCGGTGGGTATCGGTTTGGGTACGGCGGCATATGTGGCATATATGGCGCGTGAAACCAATCCTGCTTTTACGGCGACACAGTTGGCTTTGTTTACCAGTTTGTCTGCCGTGCCGCGTACGTTTATGAATGCGACAACGGGCTATCTGATTGAGTGGCTGGGATATGTCAACTTTTTCTGGTTGTGCTTTTTCCTTGCCGTGCCGGGTATGTTGCTGCTGTTTAAGGTGGCGCCGTGGAACGGGGATAAGGTTCAGGAAACGGCTTCTTAA
- a CDS encoding OmpA family protein, with the protein MSLDLGHLLQAQLGNVLNRFVTAHGESAEGSAKATGLAIPAVIAGLVKHISGNPANAGSLFDLVKGSTGHTLDGAVEQAESGHNINGLIDLGENLLPNLFGSKASNVADQIAVESGISKASAGSLLSLALPLVLSGLRGEAQKNDLNKAQLLGLLGQQQGWLSQVLSGNMLSALGISSLSGLFGGLTGLLGGAGAATAATAATAAAASSGSGLGKWIALALAAAVGFFAFKSCSTGQPKVEPAPAQEAAAPAEAPASETVAPAAAVEPEAEPAVALNPDTALVTYEDGVAKFYFATAKKDVADGAEMIVADVIAAGKEGKKLVVSGFADSTGNAAANAELSKQRAQAVKAFFEAQGVDATNIELRKPESTTGAIGNDVEGRRVEVRVEG; encoded by the coding sequence ATGTCTCTAGATTTAGGTCATCTTCTGCAAGCCCAGCTGGGTAATGTGCTGAATCGTTTTGTTACCGCGCACGGAGAATCTGCCGAAGGCAGCGCCAAAGCCACAGGTTTGGCGATTCCGGCCGTGATTGCCGGTTTGGTGAAACACATCAGCGGCAATCCGGCCAATGCAGGCAGTTTGTTCGACTTGGTAAAAGGTTCGACCGGACACACTTTGGACGGTGCGGTCGAGCAAGCCGAAAGCGGCCACAACATCAACGGTCTGATTGATTTGGGCGAAAACCTGCTGCCCAATCTGTTCGGCAGCAAAGCATCCAACGTAGCCGATCAAATTGCCGTAGAAAGCGGCATTTCCAAAGCATCGGCAGGTTCGTTGCTGTCATTGGCTTTGCCTTTGGTGCTGTCCGGTCTGCGTGGCGAAGCACAGAAAAACGATTTGAACAAAGCGCAGCTTTTGGGTCTGCTGGGTCAGCAACAAGGCTGGCTGTCGCAAGTTTTGAGCGGCAATATGCTGTCTGCTTTGGGCATCAGCAGCTTAAGCGGCCTGTTCGGCGGTTTAACCGGCTTGCTGGGCGGTGCCGGTGCGGCAACGGCTGCAACAGCGGCAACGGCGGCCGCAGCCTCAAGCGGCTCAGGCTTGGGCAAATGGATTGCACTGGCTTTGGCCGCAGCAGTAGGCTTCTTCGCCTTTAAGAGCTGCAGCACCGGCCAACCGAAAGTAGAGCCGGCGCCGGCTCAGGAAGCGGCTGCCCCTGCCGAAGCACCTGCTTCAGAAACCGTTGCCCCTGCCGCAGCGGTTGAACCTGAAGCCGAACCGGCCGTCGCCCTGAATCCGGATACCGCACTGGTAACCTATGAAGACGGCGTTGCCAAATTCTACTTTGCCACTGCGAAGAAAGATGTGGCTGACGGTGCAGAAATGATTGTGGCCGACGTGATTGCCGCAGGTAAAGAAGGCAAAAAACTCGTTGTCAGCGGTTTTGCCGACAGCACGGGCAATGCCGCCGCCAATGCGGAATTGTCCAAACAACGCGCCCAAGCTGTTAAAGCTTTCTTCGAAGCACAAGGCGTGGACGCTACCAACATCGAATTGCGCAAACCGGAAAGCACAACCGGCGCCATCGGCAACGATGTTGAAGGCCGCCGCGTTGAAGTAAGAGTCGAAGGCTAA
- a CDS encoding MBL fold metallo-hydrolase, translated as MALQLQIMAVTPFRQNCCLIWDDETREAVLTDLGGDVGFILEEIAKRDLKLTAIWLTHGHLDHAGGVVEMRGHHAVPVLGPHEDDLFLLEQLPTITAQYGFPVSPAFVPDQWLKEGDSLTVGAYRFEVLHIPGHTPGHVVFYCQTADLLIAGDVLFYETIGRTDFPRGNHEHLINNIRSKLLILPEDTAVVAGHGRMTTIGHEKRHNSFICD; from the coding sequence ATGGCTTTACAGCTGCAAATTATGGCGGTTACTCCGTTCCGCCAAAACTGCTGCCTGATTTGGGACGATGAAACCCGTGAGGCGGTGTTAACCGACTTGGGCGGGGATGTCGGTTTTATCTTGGAAGAAATTGCCAAACGCGACTTAAAGTTGACGGCTATTTGGTTGACGCACGGTCATTTGGATCATGCCGGCGGCGTGGTTGAAATGCGCGGCCATCATGCAGTGCCGGTGCTGGGGCCGCATGAAGACGATTTGTTTTTGTTGGAACAGCTGCCGACGATTACGGCGCAATACGGTTTTCCGGTTTCGCCTGCGTTTGTACCGGATCAATGGCTGAAAGAGGGCGACAGTCTAACCGTCGGCGCGTATCGGTTTGAGGTATTACATATCCCCGGCCATACGCCCGGGCATGTGGTTTTCTACTGCCAAACGGCTGATTTATTGATTGCCGGCGATGTATTGTTTTATGAAACCATCGGCCGGACGGATTTCCCGCGCGGCAATCATGAACACTTGATTAATAATATCCGAAGTAAGTTGTTGATTTTACCCGAAGACACCGCTGTTGTTGCCGGTCACGGCAGAATGACGACAATTGGACACGAAAAACGACACAATTCGTTTATATGCGATTAG
- a CDS encoding DNA ligase codes for MKAIIPVWLVFFTSLSSAAPPDLILAKEYENQDIRGWAMSEKLDGVRAYWDGKQLISRQGYPFTPPAGYTRHFPPYPLDGELFSRRGAFEQISAAVRSKAGDWSTIRLHVFDVPKAEGNLYRRLNKLQTWLDKHPQAPITIIRQIPARDTGHAKQFLKQTEAQGGEGIMLRHPDSVYQSGRSSTLLKMKTAHDAECTVTRHHEGKGKYTGKLGAISCKNQYGEFRIGSGFKDADRSNPPPIGSTITYQYRGFTQKGTPRFATYLRRRTD; via the coding sequence ATGAAAGCTATCATACCCGTTTGGCTGGTGTTTTTCACGTCTCTAAGCAGCGCCGCACCGCCCGATCTCATATTGGCAAAAGAGTATGAAAACCAAGATATACGCGGTTGGGCGATGAGCGAAAAACTTGACGGCGTCCGCGCCTATTGGGACGGGAAACAATTAATCAGCAGGCAAGGTTATCCCTTTACCCCGCCGGCGGGTTACACACGACACTTTCCCCCGTATCCGTTGGACGGAGAACTGTTCAGCCGCCGCGGCGCATTCGAACAGATTTCAGCCGCCGTCCGCAGCAAAGCAGGAGACTGGTCAACCATCCGCCTGCATGTGTTTGACGTACCCAAAGCCGAAGGAAACCTATACCGCCGTTTAAATAAACTGCAAACATGGTTGGATAAACACCCCCAAGCCCCCATTACCATAATCAGGCAGATACCCGCACGCGATACCGGGCACGCCAAACAGTTTCTCAAACAAACCGAAGCACAAGGCGGAGAAGGCATTATGCTGCGCCATCCCGATTCCGTTTACCAAAGCGGCAGAAGCAGCACCTTGCTGAAAATGAAAACCGCACACGACGCAGAATGCACCGTTACCCGACATCACGAAGGCAAAGGCAAATACACAGGCAAACTCGGCGCAATCAGCTGCAAAAACCAATACGGCGAATTCCGAATCGGCAGCGGTTTCAAAGACGCAGACCGCAGCAACCCGCCGCCCATAGGCAGCACCATTACCTATCAATACCGCGGTTTCACACAAAAAGGCACGCCGCGTTTCGCCACCTACCTGCGCCGCCGAACCGATTAA
- a CDS encoding PhzF family phenazine biosynthesis protein, with product MATPHTLHAGYACCRLSSASRVELAEATGICEAQIAEHAYWLDSGSPQLLLQVYTAAALENARIDYAKLNAVCRADSGRTMIYLWHEQDDTVQARMFYAQNGTILEDNGTGSACANLGAYYLSRGTFPLKRSVRQGDQTGRPNRLSLRVDEAENIYVGGRVVEVGRGVFKLPR from the coding sequence GTGGCTACGCCACACACCCTACACGCAGGCTACGCTTGCTGCCGCCTTTCAAGCGCTTCCCGTGTAGAATTGGCCGAAGCCACAGGCATTTGCGAAGCGCAAATCGCCGAACACGCTTACTGGCTCGACAGCGGTTCGCCGCAACTTTTGCTGCAAGTTTATACCGCCGCCGCGCTGGAAAACGCCCGTATCGACTACGCCAAACTCAATGCCGTTTGCCGCGCAGATTCGGGGCGCACCATGATTTACCTGTGGCACGAACAAGACGACACCGTTCAGGCGCGGATGTTTTACGCACAAAACGGCACTATTTTAGAAGACAACGGCACCGGTTCCGCTTGTGCCAATCTCGGTGCCTACTACCTTTCGCGCGGCACCTTTCCACTTAAGCGCAGCGTTCGGCAAGGCGACCAAACCGGCCGCCCCAACCGCCTCAGTTTGCGCGTGGACGAAGCCGAAAATATCTATGTGGGCGGGCGCGTGGTGGAAGTCGGGCGCGGCGTGTTCAAGCTGCCGCGTTAA